Proteins from a single region of Haloplanus sp. GDY1:
- the asd gene encoding aspartate-semialdehyde dehydrogenase: MSVRVGILGATGAVGQRFIQLLDGHPTFELAALTASEDSAGEPYRTAAKWRVDAPIPVDVAEMTVRETTPDAVPDDVDLLFSSLPSSVAVDVEEDFARDGYVISSNSSNDRLADDVPLTIPEINPDHLDLIEVQRDERGWDGAIVKNPNCSTITMIPPLAALDEFGLERVDVSTLQAVSGAGYSGVTSMEIIDNVLPHIGGEEDKMETESRKLLGEFDGAELSWHDVDVAASCNRVPTLDGHLENAFVDLSADPEPSEVADAMREFPGVDLPSAPNQLIHVFDDPERPQPRMDRMRGQGMQICVGGIQSTGRGVKFNCLAHNTVRGAAGASVLNGELLVENGYL; encoded by the coding sequence ATGTCAGTACGAGTCGGCATTCTCGGAGCGACCGGCGCGGTGGGACAGCGATTCATCCAACTACTCGACGGCCACCCGACGTTCGAACTCGCGGCGCTCACCGCCAGCGAGGACAGCGCGGGCGAGCCCTACCGGACCGCGGCGAAGTGGCGGGTCGACGCCCCCATCCCCGTCGACGTCGCCGAGATGACCGTCCGCGAGACGACGCCGGACGCGGTGCCCGACGACGTGGATCTGCTCTTCTCGTCGCTGCCGTCGAGCGTCGCCGTCGACGTCGAGGAGGACTTCGCTCGCGACGGCTACGTCATCTCCTCGAACTCCTCGAACGACCGCCTCGCGGACGACGTGCCGCTGACGATTCCGGAGATCAACCCGGACCACCTCGACCTGATCGAGGTGCAGCGCGACGAACGCGGCTGGGACGGCGCCATCGTGAAGAACCCGAACTGCTCGACCATCACGATGATCCCGCCGCTCGCCGCCCTCGACGAGTTCGGCCTCGAACGCGTCGACGTCTCCACGCTGCAGGCCGTCTCCGGCGCCGGCTACTCCGGGGTCACCTCGATGGAGATCATCGACAACGTCCTCCCGCACATCGGCGGGGAGGAGGACAAGATGGAGACCGAGAGCCGGAAGCTCCTGGGCGAGTTCGACGGCGCGGAACTCTCCTGGCACGACGTCGACGTCGCGGCCTCCTGCAACCGGGTCCCGACCCTCGACGGCCACCTGGAGAACGCCTTCGTCGACCTGTCGGCGGACCCCGAACCGAGCGAGGTGGCGGACGCGATGCGGGAGTTCCCCGGCGTCGACCTCCCGAGCGCCCCCAACCAGCTCATTCACGTCTTCGACGACCCCGAGCGACCCCAGCCCCGGATGGACCGGATGCGCGGGCAGGGCATGCAGATCTGCGTCGGCGGCATCCAGTCCACGGGCCGCGGCGTCAAGTTCAACTGCCTCGCACACAACACCGTCCGCGGCGCCGCCGGCGCGAGCGTGCTGAACGGCGAACTCCTCGTCGAGAACGGCTACCTGTAG
- a CDS encoding biotin--[acetyl-CoA-carboxylase] ligase, translated as MSDTRRRLLDALAAADGPVSGPELADRLGVSRAAVWKQVEALREAGFDVASDAAGYAVRGVPDYGADAIAYGLDAPYAVEYHDRLPSTNDRARELAVEGATDHVVVAGEQTGGRGRLDRPWSSPPGGVYASLLVRPDRPPAHVPVFTLAAAVAVTRACREAGVDAVIKWPNDVLLAESERKLAGVLTEMEGEADRVSWLIVGVGANVDVAAEALPETATSVRAAGGVADRRRFCQRVIEAFHGLDPEATLPAWRDHAVTLGREVRVETPGGVVEGEAVDVEFPGALVVRTDDGDRVVHAGDCEHLRPA; from the coding sequence ATGAGCGACACGCGCCGTCGCCTGCTCGACGCCCTGGCCGCGGCCGACGGCCCGGTGTCGGGCCCGGAACTCGCCGACCGCCTCGGCGTCTCGCGGGCGGCGGTCTGGAAACAGGTGGAGGCGCTCCGGGAGGCCGGGTTCGACGTGGCGAGCGACGCCGCGGGCTACGCCGTCCGCGGCGTCCCCGACTACGGCGCCGACGCCATCGCCTACGGCCTCGACGCCCCCTACGCCGTCGAGTATCACGACCGGCTGCCCAGCACGAACGACCGGGCGCGCGAACTCGCCGTCGAAGGGGCGACCGACCACGTGGTCGTCGCGGGCGAGCAGACCGGCGGCCGTGGCCGCCTCGACCGGCCGTGGTCCTCGCCGCCAGGCGGCGTCTACGCGAGCCTCCTCGTCCGGCCGGATCGCCCCCCTGCTCACGTTCCGGTCTTCACTCTCGCCGCGGCCGTCGCGGTCACTCGCGCCTGTCGCGAGGCGGGCGTCGACGCGGTCATCAAGTGGCCCAACGACGTGTTGCTCGCGGAGTCGGAGCGGAAGCTCGCGGGCGTCCTCACCGAGATGGAGGGCGAGGCCGACCGGGTGTCGTGGCTGATCGTCGGCGTCGGCGCGAACGTCGACGTGGCCGCCGAGGCGTTACCGGAGACGGCGACGAGCGTCCGCGCGGCCGGCGGCGTGGCGGACCGCCGGCGCTTCTGCCAGCGGGTGATCGAGGCGTTCCACGGCCTCGATCCGGAGGCGACGCTGCCCGCCTGGCGCGACCACGCCGTCACCCTCGGTCGCGAGGTGCGCGTCGAGACGCCCGGTGGCGTCGTCGAGGGCGAGGCCGTCGACGTGGAGTTTCCCGGGGCGCTGGTCGTGCGGACCGACGACGGCGACCGGGTCGTCCACGCGGGGGACTGCGAGCACCTTCGGCCCGCCTAA
- a CDS encoding M20 family metallo-hydrolase → MDVSVERLRDDIESTAEFGAIDVETGRGRSVFTGSEADERTRNYLVSRLDEAGLTTSVDAVGNIVGRWTPESADPAAPPVAAGSHLDSVPEGGIFDGPLGVYAGLEAVRAMQECDLRPNRPIDVVCFTEEEGTRFDTPLLGSKVASGTLPVDEALDLTDDRGERLADALSGIGYHGEDRLAAEEWDAWLELHIEQGTRLEDRDVPVGVVTSITGITHCRVEISGEANHAGTTPMGGRRDALLGAAEFALDVEDAATELVETASDTAVATVGRTDVSPNGTNVVPGHVELGLDIRDVDASSMAYLVRRARESLARIERERGVETSLDRYVDIQPVAMSDRCRDAIHAAGEHTDVGTVDLHSGAGHDTMEVARVTDAGLLFAPSRDGISHNPREWTEWADCARATRVLAAGLARLATS, encoded by the coding sequence ATGGACGTCAGTGTCGAGCGGCTCCGAGACGATATCGAATCGACCGCCGAGTTCGGCGCCATCGACGTCGAGACGGGACGTGGCCGGTCGGTGTTCACCGGGAGCGAGGCCGACGAGCGGACCCGGAACTACCTCGTGTCCCGACTCGACGAGGCGGGGCTGACTACCTCCGTCGACGCGGTCGGGAACATCGTCGGCCGATGGACCCCGGAGAGCGCCGATCCGGCCGCCCCACCAGTGGCCGCGGGGAGCCACCTCGATTCCGTCCCCGAGGGCGGCATCTTCGACGGGCCGCTCGGCGTCTACGCCGGCCTCGAAGCGGTCCGCGCGATGCAGGAATGTGACCTCCGTCCGAACCGACCCATCGACGTGGTGTGTTTCACCGAAGAGGAAGGGACGCGCTTCGACACGCCGTTGCTCGGCTCGAAGGTCGCGTCGGGGACGCTCCCCGTGGACGAGGCCCTCGATCTGACCGACGACCGGGGGGAACGGCTGGCGGATGCGCTCTCGGGGATCGGATACCATGGAGAGGACCGACTGGCGGCCGAGGAGTGGGACGCGTGGCTCGAACTCCACATCGAACAGGGGACCCGCCTCGAGGATCGGGACGTCCCGGTCGGTGTCGTCACCTCGATAACGGGGATCACGCACTGTCGTGTCGAGATCAGCGGTGAGGCAAACCACGCGGGGACGACGCCGATGGGTGGCCGACGGGACGCCCTCCTCGGCGCCGCCGAGTTCGCCCTCGACGTCGAGGACGCGGCTACCGAACTCGTCGAGACGGCGAGCGACACGGCGGTCGCGACGGTCGGCAGGACCGACGTCTCCCCGAACGGGACGAACGTCGTCCCCGGACACGTCGAACTCGGACTCGATATCCGCGACGTCGACGCCTCGTCGATGGCGTATCTGGTGCGCCGAGCGCGGGAGAGCCTCGCCCGGATCGAGCGGGAACGCGGCGTCGAGACGAGCCTGGATCGGTACGTCGACATCCAGCCGGTCGCGATGTCCGACCGGTGTCGGGACGCGATTCACGCCGCCGGCGAGCACACCGACGTCGGGACCGTCGACCTGCATTCGGGCGCCGGCCACGACACGATGGAAGTGGCGCGCGTGACCGACGCCGGCTTGCTCTTCGCCCCGTCCCGGGACGGCATCTCTCACAATCCCCGGGAGTGGACGGAGTGGGCGGACTGTGCTCGGGCGACCCGCGTCCTCGCGGCCGGACTCGCCCGCCTCGCGACGTCGTAG
- a CDS encoding acetyl-CoA carboxylase biotin carboxylase subunit — translation MFRKVLVANRGEIAVRVMRACEELGVRTVAVYSEADKHAGHVRYADEAYNVGPARAADSYLDQEAVLEAARKADADAIHPGYGFMAENAAFAARVVESECTWIGPPPEAMERLGEKTKARRVMDAAGVPVVPGTTDPIEDPAEVAAFAEEHGYPVAIKAEGGGGGRGMKIVEHEGEIEEQFEAAKREGEAYFDNDSVYLERYLDAPRHIEVQIVADHHGNVRHLGERDCSLQRRHQKVIEEGPSPALSDDLRERIGEAARRGIADTDYTNAGTVEFLVEDGEFYFLEVNTRIQVEHPVTEMITGIDIVKEQIRVAAGNEISFEQEDVEVDGHAIEFRINAENAANDFAPATGRLSTYDPAGGIGVRIDDAVRQGDEIGGDYDSMIAKLIVHAGDREECLARSERALREFDVEGFHTVIPFHRLMVTDERFTAGTHTTNYLDEELDPERIDRAVERWGPDDDAEEETDEEVSEREFTVEVNGKRFEVNLEERGAPSIPTGGGSGGGGGMDRPDAATGDDGGGAVATGEGERIDAEMQGTILSVEVAAGDEVAAGDVVLVLEAMKMENDVVAESGGTVAEVLVSEGESVDMGDPLVVLE, via the coding sequence ATGTTCCGCAAGGTTCTCGTCGCCAACCGGGGCGAGATCGCGGTGCGAGTGATGCGTGCCTGTGAGGAGTTGGGCGTTCGGACGGTCGCGGTCTACAGCGAGGCCGACAAGCACGCCGGTCACGTCCGGTACGCCGACGAGGCGTACAACGTCGGCCCGGCGCGAGCGGCGGACTCGTATCTCGACCAGGAGGCGGTGCTGGAGGCGGCCCGCAAGGCCGACGCCGACGCCATCCACCCCGGCTACGGGTTCATGGCGGAGAACGCGGCGTTCGCGGCGCGGGTCGTCGAGAGCGAGTGTACGTGGATCGGGCCGCCGCCCGAGGCCATGGAGCGCCTCGGCGAGAAGACGAAGGCCCGGCGGGTGATGGACGCGGCCGGCGTGCCGGTCGTGCCCGGGACGACCGACCCGATCGAGGACCCCGCCGAGGTCGCGGCGTTCGCCGAGGAACACGGCTACCCGGTCGCGATCAAGGCCGAAGGCGGCGGCGGCGGCCGCGGGATGAAGATCGTCGAACACGAAGGCGAGATCGAAGAGCAGTTCGAGGCGGCCAAACGCGAGGGGGAGGCGTACTTCGACAACGACTCCGTCTACCTGGAGCGGTATCTCGACGCCCCGCGACACATCGAGGTGCAGATCGTCGCCGACCACCACGGCAACGTCCGCCACCTCGGCGAGCGGGACTGCTCGCTCCAGCGTCGCCACCAGAAGGTCATCGAGGAGGGGCCGAGCCCGGCGCTCTCGGACGACCTCCGCGAGCGGATCGGCGAGGCGGCCCGCCGCGGCATCGCCGACACCGACTACACGAACGCCGGCACCGTCGAGTTCCTCGTCGAGGACGGCGAGTTCTACTTCCTCGAGGTCAACACCCGCATCCAAGTCGAACACCCCGTCACCGAGATGATCACGGGCATCGACATCGTCAAGGAACAGATCCGGGTCGCCGCCGGCAACGAGATCAGCTTCGAACAGGAGGACGTGGAGGTCGATGGCCACGCCATCGAGTTCCGCATCAACGCCGAGAACGCGGCCAACGACTTCGCGCCCGCGACGGGGCGGCTCTCGACGTACGATCCCGCCGGAGGGATCGGCGTCCGCATCGACGACGCCGTGCGCCAGGGCGACGAGATCGGCGGCGACTACGACTCCATGATCGCGAAGCTGATCGTCCACGCCGGCGACCGCGAGGAGTGTCTCGCACGCTCCGAGCGCGCCCTCCGCGAGTTCGACGTCGAGGGGTTCCACACCGTCATCCCGTTCCACCGGCTGATGGTGACCGACGAGCGGTTCACCGCGGGCACCCACACGACGAACTACCTCGACGAGGAACTCGACCCCGAGCGGATCGACCGCGCCGTCGAGCGCTGGGGGCCGGACGACGACGCCGAGGAGGAGACCGACGAGGAGGTGAGCGAACGCGAGTTCACCGTCGAGGTCAACGGCAAGCGCTTCGAGGTGAACCTCGAGGAGCGAGGGGCGCCGTCGATCCCGACCGGCGGCGGGAGCGGCGGCGGTGGCGGGATGGACCGCCCCGACGCCGCCACCGGCGACGACGGCGGCGGGGCGGTCGCCACCGGCGAGGGCGAGCGCATCGACGCCGAGATGCAGGGCACCATCCTCTCGGTCGAGGTCGCGGCTGGCGACGAGGTCGCGGCCGGCGACGTGGTGCTCGTCCTCGAAGCGATGAAGATGGAGAACGACGTCGTCGCCGAGAGCGGCGGCACGGTCGCCGAGGTGCTGGTGAGCGAGGGCGAGAGCGTCGACATGGGTGATCCGCTGGTCGTCCTCGAATGA
- a CDS encoding CFI-box-CTERM domain-containing protein — protein MSTDDGSETGGTDGDGDDRSPSEVGVGDGREKHLHVVTQSGKEIDHEEVYLRHTETEYLVSPDPEFPADETTRYRKSDLHRAEITQHHSNCFVTTAAAGEGPTLDSLRGFRAEVMAPTLVGRCLLRTYETISPPIAATLGRHPDAAATAAVRRLVDRCGALADRRRAARSDATRAALSVTLIALYVVGVGLAALAHAWLRARELA, from the coding sequence ATGAGCACTGACGACGGGTCGGAGACGGGGGGGACCGACGGCGATGGCGACGACCGCTCCCCCTCGGAAGTCGGCGTCGGCGACGGCCGCGAGAAACACCTCCACGTGGTGACCCAGTCGGGCAAGGAGATCGACCACGAGGAGGTGTACCTCCGTCACACGGAGACCGAGTACCTCGTCTCGCCGGACCCCGAGTTCCCGGCCGACGAGACGACCCGCTACCGGAAGTCGGACCTCCACCGGGCCGAGATCACCCAACACCACTCGAACTGCTTTGTCACCACCGCGGCCGCGGGGGAGGGACCAACCCTCGACTCCCTGCGGGGCTTCCGCGCCGAGGTGATGGCACCGACCCTGGTGGGGCGTTGCCTCCTTCGCACCTACGAGACGATCAGCCCCCCCATCGCGGCGACGCTCGGCCGGCATCCGGACGCCGCCGCGACCGCCGCCGTCCGCCGCCTCGTCGACCGCTGCGGCGCGCTCGCCGACCGGCGGCGAGCGGCCCGCTCCGACGCCACGCGGGCGGCCCTGTCGGTGACGCTGATCGCCCTCTACGTCGTCGGCGTGGGACTCGCGGCGCTGGCCCACGCCTGGCTCCGCGCCCGAGAACTCGCCTGA
- a CDS encoding Nramp family divalent metal transporter: MTDNNDDKRVETDGGLTEDDIHTTAEVGEQYRATVYRDIDYESLEVAPETSEYPDTDGKWGFRKYDMPKVPKVSHLVGPSAIMLGASLGSGETMFWPTLVAQNGWGLYWAFWVGVITQFFINTEIQRWTIATGESIFRAFDRMNGIWPWFFLVAGFFHVGWPGWAAGASEVFAVWTGVVPRQDWAIIGVATMVLIWLSYQAGPILYNAIEKAQLALMFIAIFGAVILAFIAGSVSQFANVPGGAVNFGALPQNMDIATFLGGLAYAGAGGYINLAQGIWAREKGYGMGTYQGRIKNPLRGSEPEEVHGGFTFEPTEKNLLRWKQWWKVTQQEHFLTFVVGLLVVATVAMTISAQYAAGTDQGAINMWLDVIIPQLGGVQTQLMYAVIFIALFSTQYAILEAFVRNSVDIIFEGYGRSAGWDLSRVFLGLLTLFTLWGILIIVAQFQQPWILLVIGAAIAGAMMWPYNALVTILNTTRLPEHTQPGWGRIVAMWWATGFFGYFTILLIGGVLNSPDAYGLSFPMFETTVGVVGSAPGGYALWVFALVVQIYTMYRSATAKMNASGTVEGADTARGFLS; this comes from the coding sequence ATGACAGACAACAACGACGACAAACGAGTCGAAACCGACGGTGGTCTCACGGAGGACGACATTCACACGACCGCCGAAGTCGGAGAGCAGTATCGTGCGACGGTGTACCGTGACATCGACTACGAATCGCTCGAGGTCGCACCCGAAACGAGCGAGTATCCCGACACCGACGGCAAGTGGGGCTTCCGGAAGTACGACATGCCGAAGGTCCCGAAGGTATCCCACCTCGTCGGGCCGAGCGCCATCATGCTCGGTGCGTCGCTCGGGAGCGGGGAGACGATGTTCTGGCCGACGCTGGTCGCCCAGAACGGCTGGGGCCTGTACTGGGCCTTCTGGGTCGGGGTGATCACCCAGTTCTTCATCAACACGGAGATTCAGCGCTGGACCATCGCCACCGGGGAGAGCATCTTCCGGGCGTTCGACCGGATGAACGGCATCTGGCCGTGGTTCTTCCTCGTCGCCGGCTTCTTCCACGTCGGGTGGCCCGGCTGGGCGGCCGGCGCATCCGAAGTGTTCGCCGTCTGGACCGGCGTCGTCCCGCGGCAGGACTGGGCGATCATCGGCGTCGCCACGATGGTCCTGATCTGGCTCAGTTACCAGGCTGGCCCGATCCTGTACAACGCCATCGAGAAGGCCCAACTGGCGCTGATGTTCATCGCCATCTTCGGCGCGGTGATCCTGGCGTTCATCGCCGGTTCGGTCAGTCAGTTCGCGAACGTGCCCGGCGGCGCGGTCAACTTCGGCGCGCTGCCACAGAACATGGACATCGCGACGTTCCTCGGTGGCCTCGCCTACGCGGGTGCCGGCGGGTACATCAACCTCGCACAGGGCATCTGGGCCCGTGAGAAGGGGTACGGCATGGGTACCTACCAGGGCCGCATCAAGAACCCGCTCCGCGGATCCGAGCCCGAAGAGGTCCACGGCGGCTTCACCTTCGAGCCGACCGAGAAGAACCTCCTCCGCTGGAAGCAGTGGTGGAAGGTCACCCAGCAGGAGCACTTCCTGACGTTCGTCGTCGGCCTGCTCGTCGTCGCGACGGTCGCGATGACCATCTCCGCCCAGTACGCGGCCGGAACCGATCAGGGCGCGATCAACATGTGGCTCGACGTGATCATCCCGCAGCTCGGCGGCGTGCAGACGCAGTTGATGTACGCCGTGATCTTCATCGCCCTGTTCAGCACGCAGTACGCCATCCTCGAGGCGTTCGTCCGCAACAGCGTGGACATCATCTTCGAGGGGTACGGGCGGTCGGCCGGCTGGGACCTCTCGCGGGTCTTCCTCGGCCTGCTCACGCTCTTCACGCTGTGGGGCATCCTCATCATCGTCGCCCAGTTCCAGCAGCCGTGGATCCTGCTGGTCATCGGTGCCGCCATCGCCGGTGCGATGATGTGGCCGTACAACGCGCTGGTCACCATCCTCAACACGACGCGACTGCCCGAACACACCCAGCCCGGCTGGGGTCGCATCGTCGCGATGTGGTGGGCGACCGGCTTCTTCGGGTACTTCACCATCCTGCTGATCGGTGGCGTGCTCAACTCGCCGGACGCCTACGGGCTCAGCTTCCCGATGTTCGAGACGACCGTCGGCGTCGTCGGCAGCGCACCGGGTGGCTACGCGCTGTGGGTCTTCGCACTCGTCGTGCAGATCTACACGATGTACCGCTCGGCGACCGCGAAGATGAACGCCTCCGGCACCGTCGAGGGGGCGGACACCGCTCGCGGCTTCCTGTCGTAA
- a CDS encoding sodium:solute symporter family transporter: MALPWINIGIVLALGLVFIAAGWYFSRRVEDADEYIVGSGKLGVAFGMTSLLAFWITGNTMLAAPESAYNFGITGALGYALIGGSGVVLFGFLSKRIHQVIPHGKSVGDYYGTRYDGKNYFLFIALLIIYVLGLIVTQGIGGGVLLEQIFDIPYMVSVVLTFAVVITYSYFGGFRSVAGVAYFQVLLILVVAIVVPPLVYFKVGFTPVYQGMLETTPSSLNLTNQAALLFMFGGAFFGIGEVFMDNTFWQRAYAIRQEDVLKTFMMSGIGWALVPLAVASLAFVALAFGREPEQINQVAPLVAQVYGGQFAGWLFLVAVWSALASTTAASINALATLLMHDLLPRVKEDVSGDESLQYGKYLTVVVGVLGLLLSLPKILTMLQMLIFLGVINAAFIFPIVLGLWSEKTNPNGVFVAAIVAIAGGYAVYFTVGNLQGIIASGWLSFLITAGSTVVWPREFDWRKLQLAGRSASEGGD, from the coding sequence ATGGCACTACCCTGGATCAACATCGGCATCGTCCTCGCGCTCGGACTGGTGTTCATCGCTGCCGGCTGGTACTTCTCGCGGCGTGTCGAGGACGCCGACGAGTACATCGTCGGGAGCGGGAAACTGGGAGTCGCGTTCGGGATGACCTCGCTGCTCGCGTTCTGGATTACGGGGAACACGATGCTGGCTGCCCCGGAGAGCGCGTACAACTTCGGTATCACCGGCGCCCTCGGCTACGCGCTCATCGGCGGCAGCGGCGTGGTGCTCTTTGGCTTCCTCTCGAAGCGCATCCACCAGGTGATCCCTCACGGCAAGTCGGTTGGGGATTACTACGGCACCCGCTACGACGGCAAGAACTACTTCCTGTTCATCGCACTGCTGATTATCTACGTCCTCGGATTGATCGTGACACAGGGCATCGGTGGGGGCGTCCTCCTCGAACAGATATTCGACATCCCGTATATGGTTTCGGTCGTCCTCACCTTCGCCGTCGTGATCACCTACTCGTACTTCGGGGGGTTCCGGAGCGTCGCCGGCGTCGCGTACTTTCAGGTCCTGTTGATCCTCGTCGTCGCCATCGTCGTCCCGCCACTCGTCTACTTCAAGGTGGGGTTCACCCCCGTCTATCAGGGGATGCTCGAAACGACGCCGTCGAGTCTGAACCTCACCAACCAGGCCGCACTCCTGTTCATGTTCGGCGGGGCATTCTTCGGGATTGGCGAGGTGTTCATGGACAACACCTTCTGGCAGCGGGCGTACGCGATCCGCCAGGAGGATGTCCTCAAGACGTTCATGATGAGCGGCATCGGCTGGGCACTCGTACCGCTCGCGGTCGCGAGCCTCGCGTTCGTCGCCCTGGCGTTCGGCCGGGAGCCCGAACAGATCAATCAGGTCGCACCGCTGGTCGCGCAGGTGTACGGCGGCCAGTTCGCCGGCTGGCTGTTCCTGGTCGCCGTTTGGAGCGCCCTCGCTTCGACGACGGCCGCGAGCATCAACGCCCTGGCGACGCTCTTGATGCACGACCTCCTCCCGCGAGTCAAGGAGGACGTCTCGGGCGACGAGAGCCTCCAGTACGGCAAGTACCTGACCGTCGTCGTCGGCGTTCTCGGACTCCTGCTCAGCCTCCCGAAGATCCTGACGATGCTCCAGATGCTGATCTTCCTGGGAGTGATCAACGCGGCCTTCATCTTCCCGATCGTCCTCGGTCTCTGGTCGGAGAAGACGAACCCGAACGGCGTGTTCGTGGCCGCAATCGTCGCGATCGCGGGCGGATACGCGGTCTACTTCACCGTCGGGAACCTCCAGGGGATCATCGCCAGCGGGTGGCTGTCGTTCCTGATCACCGCCGGCAGCACGGTCGTCTGGCCGCGCGAGTTCGACTGGCGAAAGCTTCAGTTGGCCGGGCGTTCGGCGTCCGAGGGGGGTGACTGA
- a CDS encoding universal stress protein — MVAYERILVPTDGSDGVERAIEHAVEVATIHGATVHGLYVLNADAYAGLAMESSWESVDSLLREDAEAAVARVREIATEMGEGDDPAVPVRTAVVEGKPSREIVNYAEDEDCDLVVMGTHGRGGIDRLLLGSVAESVIRASSIPVTTVPVEP, encoded by the coding sequence ATGGTCGCGTACGAACGCATCCTCGTTCCGACCGACGGCTCCGACGGCGTGGAGCGGGCCATCGAACACGCCGTCGAGGTGGCGACGATTCACGGCGCGACCGTCCACGGGCTCTACGTCCTCAACGCGGACGCCTACGCGGGGCTGGCGATGGAGTCCTCGTGGGAGAGCGTCGACAGCCTGCTCCGCGAGGACGCGGAGGCGGCCGTCGCGCGGGTCCGCGAGATCGCGACCGAGATGGGCGAGGGCGACGATCCCGCAGTCCCCGTCCGGACGGCGGTGGTCGAGGGCAAGCCCAGCCGCGAAATCGTCAACTACGCCGAGGACGAGGACTGCGATCTCGTGGTGATGGGCACCCACGGCCGGGGTGGCATCGACCGCCTCCTCCTCGGGAGCGTCGCGGAGTCCGTCATCCGCGCGTCCTCGATCCCGGTGACGACCGTCCCGGTCGAACCTTAG
- a CDS encoding cyclophilin-like fold protein encodes MSDGRFTVVVDGTDIGATWAEESPETRRALVDALPVEGEATRWGDELYFRVPVDVEAEDPRAAVDPGTVAYWPQGSALCLFWGPTPASTDSTPRAASPVNVVGHLDDVSALSSLPSGAGATVRVVDD; translated from the coding sequence ATGAGCGACGGACGCTTCACCGTCGTCGTCGACGGGACGGACATCGGCGCCACGTGGGCCGAGGAGAGCCCGGAGACGCGCCGGGCGCTCGTCGACGCCCTCCCCGTCGAGGGGGAGGCGACGCGCTGGGGCGACGAACTCTACTTCCGCGTGCCGGTCGACGTCGAGGCGGAGGACCCGCGAGCGGCGGTCGACCCCGGCACCGTCGCCTACTGGCCACAGGGATCGGCGCTCTGTCTGTTCTGGGGGCCGACCCCGGCGAGTACGGACTCGACGCCGCGGGCCGCCTCGCCCGTGAACGTCGTGGGGCATCTCGACGACGTCTCCGCCTTGTCGAGCCTCCCGAGCGGTGCGGGCGCGACGGTTCGAGTCGTCGACGACTGA
- a CDS encoding IclR family transcriptional regulator, whose product MSTPLDSDEPSRLLKTAATTLDVLDVLKETGGTTAADLAERLDLSETTTYNQLTTLREHEFVVKDGKEYRLSGKHILFGEQVRQENTLYEHGREELEEIAAQTGEYAQLVVEQFGQGIIVYETQGDDAIGEAFQARLQQETFDLHYTAAGKAILAHLPERRVSRIVDNHGLTKRTEQTITDRGRLRDELAEIRERGYAFNDEEQVAGLRVVGAPIRGPDGEVLGALSVSGPTSRMQEERYHEEIPRLVTRTANLIEVNINMARRSGEG is encoded by the coding sequence ATGTCCACCCCCCTCGACAGCGACGAGCCGTCTCGGCTGCTGAAAACGGCCGCGACCACCCTCGACGTTCTCGACGTGCTCAAGGAGACTGGCGGGACGACGGCCGCCGACCTCGCGGAGCGGCTCGATCTCTCGGAGACGACGACGTACAACCAGCTCACGACCCTCAGGGAACACGAGTTCGTCGTCAAGGACGGGAAGGAGTACCGTCTGAGTGGCAAACACATCCTGTTCGGCGAACAGGTGCGCCAGGAGAACACCCTCTACGAACACGGCCGCGAGGAACTGGAGGAGATCGCGGCCCAGACCGGGGAGTACGCCCAACTGGTCGTCGAACAGTTCGGCCAGGGGATCATCGTCTACGAGACGCAGGGCGACGACGCCATCGGCGAGGCGTTCCAGGCCCGGCTACAGCAGGAGACGTTCGATCTCCACTACACGGCGGCAGGGAAGGCGATCCTCGCCCACCTTCCCGAGAGGCGGGTCTCGCGGATCGTCGACAATCACGGCCTGACGAAACGGACGGAACAGACGATCACCGACCGCGGCCGCCTCAGGGACGAACTGGCCGAGATCCGGGAGCGGGGCTACGCGTTCAACGACGAGGAACAGGTCGCGGGGTTACGCGTCGTCGGCGCGCCGATCCGGGGGCCGGACGGGGAGGTGCTGGGAGCCCTGAGCGTCTCGGGACCGACGAGCCGGATGCAGGAGGAGCGGTACCACGAGGAGATCCCACGGCTGGTGACGAGGACGGCGAACCTGATCGAGGTCAACATCAACATGGCGCGACGGAGCGGGGAGGGGTGA